A genomic segment from Spinacia oleracea cultivar Varoflay chromosome 3, BTI_SOV_V1, whole genome shotgun sequence encodes:
- the LOC110797561 gene encoding putative fasciclin-like arabinogalactan protein 20: MAPVSIFSLLTLALFFPQSSAISDETVKNAAEILSDSGFNSMSLTLPFITQTLISAVPSATLFTPSDSSFSLSSSASSAAGQPSLSLLQFHFCPRYYSFVDLQSLSPAAEIPTLLPNKSLTITSSEFDDDVSIDGVKLNSSPIFDDGFFVIFQIERFFNPNLTVATTDLSPSPISNSPECAALSPRSSKYAEASASLRSSGYSVMAAFLDLQLTKFGDDNEKTLTIFAPTDSSMERHFGNNYSEWGSLFLRHVVGCELSWGDLIGQLDSGFVLPTFLKGFQINISRSNVHNSAYSLILNGEVAVDSPELYRNDGIVVHGLSGVLAAPTVKSGYNQRENGHSLADHIEF, encoded by the coding sequence ATGGCGCCCGtttccattttctctctcctcactttaGCTCTCTTCTTTCCTCAATCATCCGCCATTTCCGACGAAACTGTCAAGAACGCCGCTGAAATTCTCTCAGACTCCGGCTTCAATTCCATGTCTCTCACCCTCCCTTTCATCACCCAAACCCTCATCTCCGCCGTACCTTCCGCCACTCTATTTACTCCCTCCGactcttctttttctctctcatcctctGCCTCCTCCGCAGCCGGACAACCCTCCCTCTCTCTCTTACAATTCCACTTCTGCCCTCGCTACTACTCCTTCGTCGACCTCCAATCTCTCTCTCCCGCCGCCGAAATCCCCACCCTCCTTCCTAACAAATCCCTCACCATTACCTCCTCCGAATTCGACGATGACGTCTCCATTGATGGCGTCAAGCTCAATAGCTCACCCATCTTCGACGACGGATTCTTCGTCATCTTCCAAATCGAGCGATTCTTCAACCCTAACCTCACCGTCGCAACTACCGATTTGAGTCCCAGTCCAATCTCGAATTCTCCGGAGTGCGCTGCCTTATCCCCTCGCTCCAGCAAGTACGCCGAAGCTTCCGCTTCTCTTAGGTCAAGTGGCTACTCAGTAATGGCGGCATTCCTCGATCTACAGTTAACCAAATTCGGCGACGACAACGAAAAAACCCTAACTATCTTCGCTCCAACTGATTCATCCATGGAGAGGCATTTTGGTAATAATTACAGCGAATGGGGGTCACTTTTCCTGAGGCATGTGGTTGGGTGTGAGCTGAGTTGGGGCGATTTAATTGGTCAGCTTGATTCTGGGTTTGTTCTTCCCACTTTCTTGAAAGGGTTTCAGATCAATATTAGTCGCAGTAATGTTCACAATTCTGCATATTCTTTGATTCTCAATGGTGAAGTTGCTGTGGATTCTCCTGAATTGTATCGAAATGATGGGATTGTTGTTCATGGATTGAGCGGGGTTTTGGCTGCACCTACTGTGAAATCCGGTTACAATCAGAGAGAAAATGGTCACTCCCTTGCTGATCATATCGAGTTTTGA